AACTTCTCACGTCAAGAAGCTGCTAATCTTATACCAAAGACCAATCCGTTTCTCCGTAATATCTTCCAGCAAATAGCGGGCTATGACCTTGATGAGCGAATCGCATGGATAGTTGATGATTTAATAAACGTGTTCCTTGCCACAGATGTGCAGAAAGTGATGAAGAATTATTCGCAAAAAGGAATTCATCGTGATCCGATGATTCATTTCTACGAAGATTTCCTTAAGGCTTATAATCCTTCTTTGCGAAAATTAAAGGGAGTATGGTACACACCACAACCTGTGGTGCAATTTATTGTACGTGCCGTTGATGAGATTCTTCAGCGTGACTTTGAATTGAGCGAAGGACTTGCCGATTATTCCAAGTTTGTGCATGAAGTGGTAAATGAACAATATGAAAAAGGGGAAAAAAAATTCAAAGGGAAGTCATCTTCACCTACCATCAAGCAGGAAATGCACCGTGTACAGATTCTTGACCCTGCTACAGGTACAGGTACTTTCTTGGCAGAAGTAGTAAATCAAATCTTCGATAAGTTTAATGGAATGCGGGGAATGTGGCAAGGATATGTCAACGACCACTTGCTTCCACGTCTTCATGGTTTTGAACTTTTAATGGCAAGTTATGCTGTCGCTCATTTGAAACTGGATATGTTACTTCAGCAGACTGGCTTTAATCATGCTGAAAATAGCAGACGTTTGAAAATATACCTTACCAATTCGCTTGAAGAAGTTCATCCAGATACAGGAACACTATGGGCGCAATGGCTCAGCGATGAGGCGAGTGCAGCCAATCGTATCAAGCGTGATTGCCCTGTCATGGTTATGATAGGTAACCCACCTTATTCTGGAGAAAGCCAGAACAAGGGAGAATGGATAATGCGATTGTTAGAAGATTATAAGAAAGAGCCAGGAGGGAAAATGAGGTTGAACGAAAGAAATCCTAAATGGATAAACGATGACTATGTAAAGTTTATCCGTTTGGCGCAAAACTATGTGGAGCGCAATAAATGCGGAATTATAGGATTCATTAATCCTCATGGCTTCTTGGACAATCCTACTTTCCGTGGTATGCGTTGGAATTTGTTGTCAACTTTCGATAAAATATACACCATTAATCTGCATGGCAACTATAAGAAGAAAGAAGTCTGTCCTAATGGTTCGCCAGATGAAAATGTATTTGACATTCAACAGGGTGTAAGTATCAACTTATTTATCAAGACTGGTGAGAAGAAAGCATCGGAACTGGGTAAGGTTTATTATTATGACCTTTATGGTAAGCGTGAGGAGAAATATGATTTCTTGACTAACACTCCTTTCTCAGAAGTGAAATATCAAGAGTTGCAACCTGTAGCTCCTATGTATTTTTTTGTACCAAAGGATTTTGGACTGATGGACGAGTATGAAAAGGGAGTGAGTATAAGTTCTCTTTTTTCTTTAGGTAGTATGGGAATAACTACTGGGCATGACAAAGAAATGGTGTCTCTGCAGTCTTTTAAATCTGATTATAATTTTCAGTATAGCTATAGACCGTTTGACATTAGATGGATAAATTATGATGTAAAACAAATTACAAGAGCAAATGTAATGAATAATTTGAAGAAGCCTAATATTGCACTTTGTCTTATCAAGGTTAATAGCTCTTCTGATGGATTATTCAAGGTTTTAATGTCTGCTGGCTTAACCGATAAAACCATTCTTTCTTCCAAAGACAATGCCAATGTTTTTCCTCTCTATCTCTACACCAAAGATTTTGGAGAAGAAAAGAAAAATCCAAATTTGAAGAAAGAAGAATGGCAGAAGTTCAATGATGCTGTAGGAAAAGAGACCACTCCTGAGGAAATCCTCGCTTATATTTATGCAGTTCTTCACTCACTATCCTATAGAGAAAGGTACAAGGAATTCTTGAAAGTTGATTTTCCTCGTATACCTTTACCAAAAACAGCGAAAGAATTTAATAGGCTTACGGCTATTGGTCAGCAACTGATAGATTTGCATCTGATGAACAACACCCAAAGTTGGAAGTGTACGACTACATTCCCAGAAGTAGGTTCGCAACAGGTAGATTTTCAAGAATGGAAAGATGGACAAGTGTGGATTAACGATAAGCAATACTTTGGCAATGTCTCAGAATCAGTTTGGGAGTTTTATATTGGTGGGTATCAACCTGCGCAGAAATGGCTGAAAGATAGAAAGGGACGTACACTTTCATTTGATGAGATTAAGCATTACCTCCACATCATTCATGCTTTGAAAGAGACAGAGAGATTGATGAAAGAGATATAAACAGACAATTGTAAAAGAGCTATAAATATGAGAAGATTTACAATCAAGGAATTGCAGAATATGCGTGAATCGGAAGACCACGTAGAGTTCAAGCGGGGAGACCGAGGAAACATATCTTATAATGGTGCTCACAAAGATACGCCGAAAGACAGGAGACGGTGTATCTTAGGATATGTCGTGGCTCTTTGTAATGAGAAAGGTGGTCGCTTGGTTATAGGTATGCATGATGATTTTCCTCATAAAGTGATGGGAACTCAACAAGCGGAGAATGCCATGGGGCAACTCGAAAGCGATATTTACCGTGACTTGGGTATTCGTCCCGACATTTATGAACTCTTTGATGAAGATCATAAGCGAGTATTGGTCATAGAAGTGCCTTCTCGTCCTGTTGGCAAAGTCTATAAATATGAAGATGTAGCACTCATGCGAGTTGGTGAGGAACTTAAGCCGATGGATGACAAGACGTTTCTGACTATTATCCAGGAACAAGAACCCGATTTCTCTGAGCAATATTGTTTGGGAGCAACAATGGACGACTTGGATGTTAATGCCATTAAAATTATGAAGGAAAAGTATGCTCGCAAACAGAACAATCCTTCATTTATGTCCTTATCTGATGAGCAAGCTTTGAGTGATTTGAAACTTGTCAGTGATGGTAAAATCACCAATGCCGCTATCTTATTAGTTGGTAAGGAAAGTTCTATTGAACATTTCTTTCCACAAGCTAAAGTGATGTTGGAATATCGCAAGACAGAACCCCAAATTGAGTTTAATCGTCGCTTTGTCTTTGGACAACCATTCTTCATTCTGATAGATAAGTTGTGGGAGACTATTAATCTCTATAATGATTTTATGCCTATCCAAGAAAGTGCTTATATCTTTGATATACCATACTTTAACGAAATGGTAATCAGAGAAATGGCGAATAATGCTTTTGCTCATAGAGATTATCGAAAGAATAGCGAAATCGTAATAAAGCTCTACCCTGCAAGAATCGATGTTATAAATGCTGGAGGTTTCCCATATGGTGTTACTTTGGACAATCTTCTTACTGTAGCAAGTACACCTCGAAACCGTTTGTTAGCAGATGTGTTGGCTAAGACGGGTATTGTGGAGCGTTCTGGTCAAGGAATAGATAAGATCTTCTTGAATACTCTGGCAGAAGGAAAAGCTGAGCCTAACTATTCATATTCTGATGATTTTCAAGTTGTTGCAGTATTGTATGCAACGATTAAGGATATAGGATTTGCATCATTCGTCCAAAATATTCAACAAGGGTTGGCGGATGATGAAAAGCTTACGGTGTTCGACATGATGGCTTTGTGTAAAATCCGAGATGGTGAACGCAAGGACATTGATAAAGATATTGCCAAAAGGTTGTTGGACAAGAAGTGCATAGAAAAGCATGGAAAGACAAGTGGACAGTTCTATACTTTGTCAAGGCGTTATTATGAAATGATAGGTAAAGAAGTAGATTATTCAATGTTGGTAGATTGGACTAAAGAGCAATTTTTTGCAGTGTTAGCTCCATACTTACAGAAATATGGTGAGGCCAAAAAAGCTGATATATTAAAAATGGTTGGTGACCATATATCAGAAAAACTATTCCGTACTTACATAAACCAACTTAGAAAAGAAAAAATGATAAAAACCATAGGAGAAAAAAACAAGATGGTGTATCTGCTTGGCGACGAATATCTCTTACGAAATGAAATTCGTCAAAGAGCTATTAGTCTCGGTATGGAAACACTCAAAGAAAAGGGTGAAATCTAAATATGTAAAATGTTTAAAAAGGGCGTAACAATGGGCGTAAAAAGCCTAAAATAAGGTAAAACTAATGGATAATTTGTGAGTTTTAAAATACTAATTGTCTGATATATAGCATGTTATGTCGATTTCGAAAGGGCGTAACGATGGGCGTAAAAAGCCTTAAAATATGGTAAAACTAATGGATAAAACGATAGATAATGACAAAAAAGTCCCCGATGCATCACGCACCGAGGACTTCAAGAGTTCAATTTTAATCTATGAAGTACAATCCGTGTTAGAACACGGCTGCTTGTAAATTCGATTTATATCATCTTTATTTCTTATCTGCATCAATGAGGGCAAGCAGATGCTCTACTGCCACTTCTTGCGGGATATTCTTCTCTATGCAAACCTGCTTGCGGTAGAGGCTTACCTTGTTTGGACCGGCGCCCACATAACCATAGTCGGCATCTGCCATTTCGCCAGGACCATTCACGATGCAGCCCATGATACCAATCTTCAGACCCTTCAGGTGCTTGGTGGCCTCCTTGATCTTGGCAATGGTTTCGCGGAGATCGTAGAGGGTTCTTCCGCAACCAGGACAACTGATATACTCGGTCTTGCTGGTACGCAGACGAGCTGCCTGAAGTATTCCAAAAGCTGTCTCATCAATGGTCTGGGCAGGGATGTCGCCATTGTTCATCAACCAGATACCATCGGTCAGACCATCTATCATCAGCGCACCCATGTCGGCAGCAGCCTCCAACTGGAAGTCGCTCTTCTCTTCCTTGCTGTGCTGGTACATCTGCGCAAAGACAACAGGGTTCTTCAAGCCGGCATTCATCATCTCATGAACCAATGCGCGCTGGTCGCCCAAACGGTTCTGGTGATTGCTGACGCAGATGACTACCACTTCCGGATGATTCTTCAAGCAAGCGATGTATTCTTCGGCAGGAGTACCAAACTGGAGCGTGAGGAACTTGATGTCTGCCTTGATGCTGGCGATGAACGGCATAGCCATAGGAGGGAAGATAGGATAGAGTTTGGCACCCGTAGTCTCTGGCTTGCAGTTGAGGGTCTCATAGACATTGTAATCTACGATATAGCTCTGTCCTGGCACAAACTGCTTAGGCATCTTTCCACCTATATAAATATAGTCGGGTTGGGCATCCTTATTCTCACAAATCGTACTCTCGCCATTGATACGGTTGCTGATGACTACAGGCACCTGAGTGCCACCGATATTGCCCACAGCCTCGGTTTCCCGGCGAGTAGGGTGCAACCAGTCGAAAGAAGGACAAGCCGTAGCAGGAATCATCAGCTGACCCTGTTTCTTTCCGATATAATCCACCAGATGGCGGGCTACAGGAATCTCAGCCGCAGGTTCCTCGCTCAGACTTACTCTCACAGTATCACCGATGCCATCAGCCAGAAGCGCACCGATGCCCACGGCACTCTTGATTCTTCCATCTTCACCTTCGCCGGCTTCGGTAACGCCCAGGTGAAGAGGGTAGTTCATTCCTTCCTTCTCCATCTCATCCACTAAGAGACGCATAGAGCGCACCATCACCACGGTATTGGATGACTTGATACTGATGACCACATCGTGGAAATTCTCTTTCTTGCAGATGCGAAGAAACTCCATGCAACTCTCTACGATGCCTTCCGGAGTATCGCCATAGCGGTTGCGGATGCGGTCGGAGAGCGAACCATGGTTTACGCCGATGCGGATAGCAGTATGGTTCTCCTTGCAGATATTGAGGAAAGGAACGAAACGTTCCTCAATCTTCTGGAGTTCGTGGGCATATTCCTCGTCGGTATATTCCTGCTTGATAAACTTGCGGGCAGGATCCACGTAGTTGCCTGGGTTGATACGCACCTTTTCGCAATAGAGTGCAGCTACATCAGCCACATTCGGATTGAAGTGGATGTCAGCCACGAGCGGAGTGGTGAAACCATCGGCACGGATTCCCGCATTGATATTCTTCATGTTTTCAGCCTCGCGGGAGCCCTGGGTGGTAAAGCGCACCAGTTCGCCACCAGCCTTGATGATTTCCTCTGCCTGACGTACACAAGCCTCGGTATCATTGGTATTGGTAGTGGTCATCGACTGGATGCGGATAGGATTGTTACCGCCTAAGTCAAGTTCTCCGACATGGGCAACAGAAGAAGCGCGTCGGGTATAATTGAATAAATCTACCATAATGTATAAGATGAGATATGCCCCAGGGAAGGGGCATATCAGGATATATTAGTTACATTTATAATCGTATTTGATTTCATGCAGTTCCTTGTTGGCCTTCTCGATCTTTGCATCCAGACCAGCCTTCCATGCCTGCACCTTCTCTGCCACTTCCTCGTCTCCCAATGCAATCATCTCTGCAGCCAGGATAGCTGCGTTCTGAGCTGCGTTGACACCTACTGTGGCGATAGGAATGCCAGGAGGCATCTGAATGATACTGAGCATGGCATCCAGACCATCGAGCATACCCTTGATAGGCACACCGATAACTGGCAGCGGTGTTTCTGCTGCTATCACGCCAGGAAGGGCAGCAGCCATACCTGCAGCGGCGATGATAACCTTCACACCACGGTCTTTAGCTCCTTTGGCAAATGCTGCTACTGCATCTGGAGTGCGGTGAGCAGAGAGGGCATTTACCTCAAAAGGAATCTGGTTGTCATTCAACCACTTACATGCTTTTTCCATAACAGGCAGGTCACTGGTACTGCCCATGATAATGCTAACTAATGGTTTCATTTGCTTTTATATTTAATATTAATGATTTTTTGTTCTATCATCTAATGAATGCTCACCTTACTTATATAATAAAGAGAGCGCACACTACTCCAACGAGGAATCCGGCTACCACCTGCGCCAACGTATGCTGACGGAGAATCATGCGGGCTGTACCCACCATGCCTGCCAGCAGGATGACGAATGCCAGCCACCAGATAGGATTGAAGGAAAAGGCAATCGAATAGACTACCAGTCCTCCTGCCACTCCTCCGATGGCTGCCGTGTGGGTGGAGATTTTCCACCATACATTGATGAGTGCGCATACCATCTGTATCACCAATGCCGCTACCAGGATAATGCTGATAACTCTCGGCGTGTTGCGGTATTCCATCAGAAAGAAACAGCCGAAATAGCACAGGATTGATATCAGATAGGGTACGACACGGCGCTCTTTCCTGCCCAATTCCTTGGATGTCCATCCCTGAAACTTGCGGTATAGGTGTATCAGCAGGGAGGGCATGAGGATGGTGGAGATATACACCATGAGCAGCATCGGCAATTTATATGCCAATGGCAGCAGCGACATATAGCTGAACAGAAACAGAGCCACTAGTCCTACCAAAGGCAGGTAGAAAGGGGTGAAGAGCATGCTCATGATGCGTGCCGCCAATATGATATTTTTCTCTTTCATAACAAACTATGTTGTATGTAACCTTTTGTATATTTTCCTGAATTTATTTTCTCAATCGTGCTACCGGGATGCCCAACTGCTCTCTGTATTTAGCCACGGTGCGTCGTGCAATAGGGAATCCTTTTTCCTTCATGACCTTGGAAATAGCATCATCGCTGAGAGGTTTCTTCTTATC
This is a stretch of genomic DNA from Segatella hominis. It encodes these proteins:
- a CDS encoding type ISP restriction/modification enzyme gives rise to the protein MNIAEYIKQINEQFGTGIAHEHSYRPMLQQLLGEMLPTFVVTNEPARIECGAPDFIISSSKTNTPVFYVEAKDIDDRDLDGRKENKEQFTRYKKSLDHIIFTDYLDFHLYENGEWVKNVRLAEVQGDNIVLCKENLEDFIALVNHIASTKPSKITSAKRLAIQMAAKARILASTINNAFCLAEEDSKSAEKNKQLQGQLDAFRKVLINDLTPQGFADIYAQTVAYGMFAARLHDNTPDNFSRQEAANLIPKTNPFLRNIFQQIAGYDLDERIAWIVDDLINVFLATDVQKVMKNYSQKGIHRDPMIHFYEDFLKAYNPSLRKLKGVWYTPQPVVQFIVRAVDEILQRDFELSEGLADYSKFVHEVVNEQYEKGEKKFKGKSSSPTIKQEMHRVQILDPATGTGTFLAEVVNQIFDKFNGMRGMWQGYVNDHLLPRLHGFELLMASYAVAHLKLDMLLQQTGFNHAENSRRLKIYLTNSLEEVHPDTGTLWAQWLSDEASAANRIKRDCPVMVMIGNPPYSGESQNKGEWIMRLLEDYKKEPGGKMRLNERNPKWINDDYVKFIRLAQNYVERNKCGIIGFINPHGFLDNPTFRGMRWNLLSTFDKIYTINLHGNYKKKEVCPNGSPDENVFDIQQGVSINLFIKTGEKKASELGKVYYYDLYGKREEKYDFLTNTPFSEVKYQELQPVAPMYFFVPKDFGLMDEYEKGVSISSLFSLGSMGITTGHDKEMVSLQSFKSDYNFQYSYRPFDIRWINYDVKQITRANVMNNLKKPNIALCLIKVNSSSDGLFKVLMSAGLTDKTILSSKDNANVFPLYLYTKDFGEEKKNPNLKKEEWQKFNDAVGKETTPEEILAYIYAVLHSLSYRERYKEFLKVDFPRIPLPKTAKEFNRLTAIGQQLIDLHLMNNTQSWKCTTTFPEVGSQQVDFQEWKDGQVWINDKQYFGNVSESVWEFYIGGYQPAQKWLKDRKGRTLSFDEIKHYLHIIHALKETERLMKEI
- a CDS encoding 4-hydroxy-3-methylbut-2-en-1-yl diphosphate synthase — protein: MVDLFNYTRRASSVAHVGELDLGGNNPIRIQSMTTTNTNDTEACVRQAEEIIKAGGELVRFTTQGSREAENMKNINAGIRADGFTTPLVADIHFNPNVADVAALYCEKVRINPGNYVDPARKFIKQEYTDEEYAHELQKIEERFVPFLNICKENHTAIRIGVNHGSLSDRIRNRYGDTPEGIVESCMEFLRICKKENFHDVVISIKSSNTVVMVRSMRLLVDEMEKEGMNYPLHLGVTEAGEGEDGRIKSAVGIGALLADGIGDTVRVSLSEEPAAEIPVARHLVDYIGKKQGQLMIPATACPSFDWLHPTRRETEAVGNIGGTQVPVVISNRINGESTICENKDAQPDYIYIGGKMPKQFVPGQSYIVDYNVYETLNCKPETTGAKLYPIFPPMAMPFIASIKADIKFLTLQFGTPAEEYIACLKNHPEVVVICVSNHQNRLGDQRALVHEMMNAGLKNPVVFAQMYQHSKEEKSDFQLEAAADMGALMIDGLTDGIWLMNNGDIPAQTIDETAFGILQAARLRTSKTEYISCPGCGRTLYDLRETIAKIKEATKHLKGLKIGIMGCIVNGPGEMADADYGYVGAGPNKVSLYRKQVCIEKNIPQEVAVEHLLALIDADKK
- the purE gene encoding 5-(carboxyamino)imidazole ribonucleotide mutase; this translates as MKPLVSIIMGSTSDLPVMEKACKWLNDNQIPFEVNALSAHRTPDAVAAFAKGAKDRGVKVIIAAAGMAAALPGVIAAETPLPVIGVPIKGMLDGLDAMLSIIQMPPGIPIATVGVNAAQNAAILAAEMIALGDEEVAEKVQAWKAGLDAKIEKANKELHEIKYDYKCN
- a CDS encoding ATP-binding protein gives rise to the protein MRRFTIKELQNMRESEDHVEFKRGDRGNISYNGAHKDTPKDRRRCILGYVVALCNEKGGRLVIGMHDDFPHKVMGTQQAENAMGQLESDIYRDLGIRPDIYELFDEDHKRVLVIEVPSRPVGKVYKYEDVALMRVGEELKPMDDKTFLTIIQEQEPDFSEQYCLGATMDDLDVNAIKIMKEKYARKQNNPSFMSLSDEQALSDLKLVSDGKITNAAILLVGKESSIEHFFPQAKVMLEYRKTEPQIEFNRRFVFGQPFFILIDKLWETINLYNDFMPIQESAYIFDIPYFNEMVIREMANNAFAHRDYRKNSEIVIKLYPARIDVINAGGFPYGVTLDNLLTVASTPRNRLLADVLAKTGIVERSGQGIDKIFLNTLAEGKAEPNYSYSDDFQVVAVLYATIKDIGFASFVQNIQQGLADDEKLTVFDMMALCKIRDGERKDIDKDIAKRLLDKKCIEKHGKTSGQFYTLSRRYYEMIGKEVDYSMLVDWTKEQFFAVLAPYLQKYGEAKKADILKMVGDHISEKLFRTYINQLRKEKMIKTIGEKNKMVYLLGDEYLLRNEIRQRAISLGMETLKEKGEI
- a CDS encoding phosphatase PAP2 family protein, with translation MKEKNIILAARIMSMLFTPFYLPLVGLVALFLFSYMSLLPLAYKLPMLLMVYISTILMPSLLIHLYRKFQGWTSKELGRKERRVVPYLISILCYFGCFFLMEYRNTPRVISIILVAALVIQMVCALINVWWKISTHTAAIGGVAGGLVVYSIAFSFNPIWWLAFVILLAGMVGTARMILRQHTLAQVVAGFLVGVVCALFII